The DNA window CTAACATAGAACCATCAACATCACCGCCTTTTTTGGCATATGGCGGATGGAGGAGATAGTCAAGCATCAACTTAGTGtatgtaaattaatttttaattttagatatatgTATCCAATTATAGAGTAAACCAAGtttatatatttgtgtaattTGGAATTGATGCAAAAGATTGTTTTGCTAATatgatattaaatattttagagtATGTAATGtgatcatatatatatacaactcACCATTCTAAATTAAAGGAAGATACGGCAGAGCTCTTGCTTGTGAATGAGGTAAGCTCACAGAATGCTTGGTCCTAAATCTATAATCCTTATAAAACTATGTATTCATCCTTAAAAACACAGTTCtaatttgatctttaatttttcttttggtttggcCCATCAAAGACCTTAATTGGgtcaaaaactttttttttaaaagatagtatgttatatttcattaattattgaaaaatgaaaTGTAAAGATGTCCAAAAGCAAGATAGCATAATAAAAGGTGGGGATTTTCCAAAAATACTACACTGAAGGTATTCATCCAACGGTGTGTGAtcgaaaaatgaagaaaaattttaaagaagaaaaaatgataaatcaaattgaatgaaACTAAGAGTTTGCCTCATGGAGAAGACGACCTAAACTGGGAGTTCTTTGGATTTCACGGAGCAACTTGACAGAACTTGCTAGAATGGCAGACGGCATTGAAGTAGAACTTTCAAAAATCAACTGGTTGCGAACTTTCTAGCAGTTCCAGCAAATGATGGCAAGCGATTGAGGATTACGGTCAGCATCCTTCAACGAGTTAAGTATCTTTGTTGATGTAGTCCACCATGTCCAAAAGTCGTTAGGACTCTGAGGGGGAAGACAATCATGAAGATAACTCTGAGACCATACATCTTTAATTATAGAGCAATCGATCAAACAATGAGTGACTGTTTCAGTAACTGTTTCTGTTGCTTCATGACAGCATGGGCATATTGGTGATATAGATGGGATGCAGCGATGAATCTGAGCAAGCACCGGAAGCTGGCCATGGAGAACTTTCCAGATAAATAGTTTGATTTTGTGAGGCAAGTTCAACTTCCATAGATCAATTCACGGCTTTTTCTACTGCATATAATTAGGGCAAAGCTCCAGAGGCGTATGGTAAAATAAATAGCCAATTCTGTAACCTGAAATTGTATCATATTGCTTGGATTTGTTCAAATCCTATTGCAATTTGTCCCTACTCTGCTGAATTTTAACTGACAAAATCCTATTTGCAATGTCTTGGGGAAATAATTATTGAATGAGATTCTGATTCCAATTCCTATCTTCAGTAATTAGATCTTTAACTCTTTAACTCTTGGAACCAACTCAGAAATAGCCTGTCTATTTGGCATGTCAGAAATCATTAAAGGATACAGAGGAGGCAGCCAAGGATTCTCAAAGGTTTGGATATTCTCTCCAGTACCCGCAGTCCAATTAAGACATTTTTCAACAATCCTTCGCCTTCCAGTATGCTCCTTCATCTCCAAGAATGTAAGACTCCAACTTCTGCCGTTATAGCATTACCATTGCTAAAGTATTTACCTCTTAGGATTTTGGATAATAGGGAAGTAGGTTGCGTTACGAGTTGCCAAAACTGTTTGCCTAAAAGCACTAGATTTTGGATTCTGAGATCTTTAAATCCAAGGCCTCCTTCTCTTTGTGGGCGAGTCATAGTGTCCCAACTAATCCAAGCCATCCGCCTTTCAGAACTTTTTTGTCCCCACCAGAACTGAGAAAGTAGAGAGTGAATTTCCGAAATTAAACCATCAGGCAACTTGAAGCAAGacagtgtataaataggaatagCTTCTCCCACTGCCTTAAGCAATACATGTCTACCACCTGATGATAGAAGATTGCGCTTCCACCCTTGGATTCTTTTCCGAACATTCTCTTTAATCATACTAAAAGAAGCCTTTTTCTATTTAAAGACTACAGAAGGCAAACCAAGGTATTTGTCCTGAGCCCCAATATGATTAATATTCATAGAGTTAGCCAGTAGTGTACGAGTAGTGGAGGAAGTGTTGTGGGTAAAGAATACAGCAGATTTATTAAGATTTACCCTTTGACCACTGATGCTTTCATAAGAATTCAATAAATACAGGATGTTTAAACATGCTTCAGGATTAGCCTTACAGAATAAGATGGAATCATCAGCAAAGAGGAGGTGGTTGACATTGGGACATCACCTATGTATCTGAAGACCCTGAATTAGTCTGTTTTATTCTACCTTGTGTAGCAAGATGGAGAGACTTTCtgcacaaaaaagaaaaaaatagggAGATAGAGGATCTCCTTGTCGAATACCTCTATTTGGTTTGATGAAACCATAAGGTTGTCCTTCCACAGTAATAGAATAAGAAACAGTTGTCACTAATTCTCAAATCCACATTATCCACCGGGAGTCAAAACCAAACTTCTCCAATATAAACCAAAGAAAGTGCCATTCCACCCTGTCATATGCCTTACTCATATCAAATTTTAGCGCCATTTTATTTTCGAGTCCCCTTTTTTGTTCTTCAAGTAATGCATACACTTGTGAGCATTTAGGATATTATTAGAGATTAATTTGCCTTTAATAAAAGCACTCTGCGTATGGCTAATTAATCTATTCATCATATCTTGAAGTCTATGTACAAATACTTTAGAGATAATCTTGTAAAAGATTGAGGATAGGTTTATTGGTCTTACTTGAGTCATATCTTTAGCATCAAAAATCTTAGGAATAAGACAGATATGAGTGTAGTTAAAACTCTTCAAAATTCTGCCCTCTGAAAAGAAGCTCTTAATTGCTCGAAACACATCACCACTGAGTATGTTCCAAAagctttgaaaaaattttgctgTCATACCATAATCTCCTGGAGCACTTTGATGATGAATGTTAAATGTTGCACGTTTCACTTCCTCCATAATCACTGGTTTTTGAAGCCTACGATTCATATGAGATGTAACCTTAGGTTCAAAATCAGTAAACAGAGGTTCGGGATTCTCATGACAAGTGGAGGAAAAGATGTTCTTAAAATAAGATTCAACCACAGAAGCAATACCAGCATTTGAAGTAGCCACTTCACCATCATTGCCAGTTAGTTGCCAAATTTTATTCCTTCGGAttcaatttctaaatttttgatAGAAGAAAGTTGTATTCTGATAGTCAGATTTGAGCCATTTAACTCTAGACTTATCTTTCCAATAAGATTCCTCATTTTGCAATGCTTTTTCAAGTTTGTCCTCTATTTCTGAAATGATGTCGCCTTCGTGAATTCCTGCTAAACGAAGTTCCTCTAATTTAGACTATAGTAAATCAATCTTCACTTTCGAATTAGATCTGTGTTCTTGCTGTCATCTGACAATCTTATGCCGACAAcgctttattttttgagttaggATATACATGGCTGAACTATCAATTTGTTCGTGCCAAACATATCTAACAATCTGCCTTATTTCATCATTGGAACACCATCTTTCTTGGAATTTGAATCGTCATTTAGATCTCTCAGTTCTCGAATTAGAGTCTAAGAGAAGAAGGGAGTGATCCCACCCTAATTCTGACAGTCTAAGAATCGTTGCATTGCGATAGAGTTGCTGCCAATCAACTCCTACTAGGAATCGGTCCAGTCTTTCCTGTATCAACTCATCACCACTCTGTCTATTCGACCAAGTGAATGATCTTCCGACCATACCAATATCAATCAGGAAATTATCATCAATAAAACTGTTAAAGGTTtcaatagaagaagaagatttagcACCCCCACCTGCTTTCTCCAATTGATTAGAAATGACATTAAAATCACCCATTAACACAACCTTAGCATTGAACTGTTGGGTGACTGAAGTTAATTCAGCAAACTGAGCCATTCTATGTTAATCATTTAAACTGAGATAAACATCTACAACACCATAGAGATCATTAGAATCAACTGTCAGAACTAATGTCGTAATGAAGAATCTATCATGCTGTAAAATCTGAACAGTGCAACCATTTTTCTATGTCATTGTCAAACTCCCTGACAATCTATCTGGATTCACAATAAACTATTTCTTGAAACCACAAGATCTTAGTTTTTCTTCAACTTGTTgagattgattttttgtttcacaGATAAAACCAATTACCGGAgaataaaatttacaaatttttttaatattgtggaTTGTCAAAGGTAATTGATCAAAAACTTAAATGAGAAAGTTTAGATAATTTTGATTTGactttctaataaaaaattaaacaaaaaaaagtaaatttggATTGTCAAAGGTAATTGATCAAAAACTTAAATGAGAAAGTTTAGATAATTTTGATTTGactttctaataaaaaattaaacaaaaaaaagtaaattaccTAATATACTTGTTCACTGTTTATTAActttagtttttgaaaacaaacactacttaatatgaatttttttttatagaactgTTTATTAACCTTAGCTTGAGCTTCTTCACATGgactaaattctaaaaaaattaaaagaaaaaataattcctataagtttatttatgtatttatttattcaatttgtCTATTGCTCTGCAGATTCCTAGTAAGGTCATCACTTCTCTCCTGCACATGCTTTGGCATGAGTCAAGCCATGGATTATTGtgatatagagagagagagagagagagagagagagagagagaataaaatttacataaaattgtcttcttttctttttacgtttattttctttttatttctaaactctaaatcctctccataataaaatgaaaaattaaacttaaaacaAACAAACTTTCAACTGAACTTAGACTTTATGCAAAAAAGAAACgataataaactaaaattaactatCTTGTTTCCTTAACCGCGTTTAGACTGAATTTGAAGAGTGAATATAGCATTTCTTCTTATATAGCAAGTAGCTAAACGAGGGTTTCCTAGTATTTAGGTCAAGGAAATATAGTTGCCACTATTAGTTATTCACAATACTAAAATTACTTGTTCCAGTTAATACACGGTTTTTCTCATCTCCTTCCCACCCTAAAAGAGGGGCAAAAGGCAGTGGTTTAGTCGTTACTAGTAGTATTACATAGATGTGTCATGTGTACTACTTAAAAATCCTGGTATTAATGCAGTCATGCAGAGATGAGTttgtttaatataaaaatataattatttgaaaaagaaaaagttaccGGGAAATGTCATTTATACAACATATCCGGTGTATTTCCGGTGAACTCAGCAGTCACaccagaaattaaaaaaaaaaactcaaatttgcattatttagtatttatttggacgtcattattttaataatttttttaatgaatttttttttattttttagtatgttttacaaatttttaataataaaaataaaagtaataaaaaaataaaaatatcttttttaaaaaaccgtaatttttatctttttttaaaagatattttttaaaaaaaatatttttcatataataaataaataaaaacatatttttatattattatattcaaacatacttgataaataaaaaatctttttatattatttaaacataaaattatttttacttttttataatatcttaaaaaaagataattcaaaaaaatctttttttaaaaattcatccaaaacatatccttaatttataataataataataataataatgtgtgCAAGTCCATAATGGTTCAGTGAATGGTTGTGTTGTGTGTGGCTCGTCCACCCACCCTTTCCATTGTTTAACGCGTTCACGCGTATACTTGTCGCTTGTATGTGGGTGGCCACTATATATAACCACCTCCTTCCCGATTGGTCCTAAATCTTAATAGCAGgtgcaaagaaaagaaaagaaaagaaaaatttgcatCCCACccatttttttcttcctctctttctATCTATCACTTGTCCCCTTTCCGTCCCTCATCCATCACCATTCACCAACCAACCACTTTCTCAAAACACCAAACAAGCGAAAAGCATTTTCATTCCCCTCATTTTTtctcaacaagaaacaaaagaaagaaagaaagaaagagagaatgcCGTCATTGGAGGAGGAGCTGTTCCCGTCGACCCCAGGGAAGTTCAAGGGGGATAGAGCGCACAACATGAACCGCCAGGTCTACCGTTGCTTTGCCTCCACAAGCACCATGTTTCTCTGGGCTTTGTTCCTCATCGCCCTCACCGCATCCTACCTCAGCTTCCAGGGCTTCGTCGACTCCGGCAGCCGCTACCTCTCCGCCTCCTGGGGCGGCATCAACTGGGAGAAGCAGCTCCGCTCCTCCGCCCAGATCCAACGCCACGGCGGCTTCTCCGTCCTCGTCACCGGCGCCGCCGGCTTCGTAGGCTCTCACGTCTCCATAGCCCTCAAGCGCCGCGGCGACGGCGTCGTTGGCCTCGACAACTTCAACGACTATTACGACCCTTCCTTGAAACGCGCACGCAAGTCCCTCCTCGAAACACATGGCGTCTTCATCGTCGAAGGTGACGTCAACGACGCCAAGCTCCTCGCCAAGCTCTTCGATGTCGTCGCTTTCAGCCACGTCATGCACCTCGCCGCCCAAGCCGGCGTCAGGTACGCCATGGTGAACCCTCATTCCTACGTCCACAGCAACATCGCCGGCCTCGTCACGCTCCTCGAGGCTTGCAAGAACGCTGACCCTCAGCCCGCCATCGTTTGGGCCTCGTCAAGCTCCGTCTACGGGCTCAACGACAAGGTCCCATTCTCCGAAGCTGATCGGACCGACCAGCCCGCCAGCCTCTACGCCGCGACAAAGAAAGCCGGCGAGGAGATCACGCACAGTTACAATCACATATACGGGCTTTCCATCACGGGCTTGAGGTTTTTCACTGTCTATGGGCCCTGGGGGAGGCCCGACATGGCTTACTTCTCTTTCACCAGGAATATTCTCCAGGGAAAGTCAATTACGGTTTATCGGGGCAAAAATCGGGTCGATTTGGCCCGTGATTTTACCTACATTGATGATATAGTGAAGGGATGTCTCGGGTCACTGGATACCGCGGGCAAGAGTACCGGGTCGGGTGGGAAGAAGCGAGGGCCCGCTCCTTATCGGATCTTTAATTTGGGTAACACTTCGCCCGTGACCGTTCCAACTTTGGTGAGTATATTGGAGCGTCACTTGAAGGTTAAGGCCAAGAGGAATATTGTGGATATGCCTGGAAACGGCGACGTTCCGTTCACTCACGCCAATATCAGTTCGGCCCGGAGGGAATTCGGGTACAAACCCACCACCGATTTGCAAACCGGGTTGAAGAAGTTCGTTAAGTGGTACCTCTCTTACTACGGCTACAATCACGGCAAGCctgtaaattattaaattttttgtttccttttttatttgggaacggctatttttcttcctttttagtctgctagatttttttttttttggaaaaattaCACACATGGGAAGAAAAGAAACGAAAGGACCTGGTCAAGAACGAATGAAGGGAAAGGAAACtagaaagagaaagaatttcttgaaaaaggaaaaaaaaaaaagaaagaagagcaGAACACATTCTTTGCTTGAGAGGCCAGCTAAAACAGCTGTTCCTTAGCTGATTTCTTTtccctttatttttttgtattaattgttgtttttcctttttttttcttttacattttcttttctccttttgtAAAGAAAGAAAGTTTAAGTTTGTTTTTATCTTACccgatttatttattttttgaaatttatcgTTCTCCTTCCGTAGTTGATTAGTAGCTTAATATTATAGTTGAATACGATACAAATAGTTGCACCGTAATTTTCGTTTGTTCGTCAATCACGCGGCATTGTGGATGATCTGATCTTACTCCATTGAGcacatgcaatttttttttctgtattgTATAAGTTTacgtatattttattttcttttgacaAAAGGGGCAGCATGATAAAGATGGTTAGATTTGAGGTGAGGGAAAATGATAAAAGGGTGGAGACAGCTAGGATGATGGTGACAAGTAGTGGTGTTTAGATGGGATCCGCATAAGTAGTGGAAACTAGAGAACGATAGTAGTAGCCGTTGGATTTTGGGGATTTGGCTAGTAGATTTCTTCACTCTCCAGCTGTAAAGTGCTACCCAGTAGACTAATGCACTGCACTGTGGGTTCAgctaaaaatacacaaactcatgtATACCTGTTCAACTTGCCGACAGTACTATTGGAGATACTATAAAATAGGTAGGGATAATGGCGTATTTAGATCTATGTTGAAATTTCATACATATGTTTGGGCTTTTTTGGTGGGTCCTTTGGCATTCTTGGTGTTCTGTGATGTGAAGTGAATGTGACCCTTCTTTTTTCCTTCTATAATGATTTATTTAGTATAATAATTGGAACTATGGAATCCAATAGCGTGTGTACAGGTTATGAATGTGCTTTTTTAAATAGGGTCCCCAAAGGGTGGAGGGGTTAGTGATTTATTAGCGCATTAATCATGGTAGCTTAGTGTTGCGGATGTTATTATGCATTGGCTAAAATCGGCATGGCTCAAGCAATCAATAGAGAGAGCTATAAGAGAGATTTTAATTCAGCTGTTTAGATGAATATTTGTACACTATATATATGATTTGATGGGAATACACTTTGTATATAcgattattagtattattaattaaatattatctaaaatattaaggataaaattaaaaacatacaGGAATAATTTTGACATAGATGGATAATATTAGAAACAAAAtcgaataaattaaaaacattaaagatataattgaataaaattaagagaaatgtTAGGACTAGCAAATTTTATGATTTGTAGCTATCAATTAGTcatcattatatttttaatggtgtaaaATTACATCTAATGGTATAGGATTACTTACTCTTTTCTTGGTGGTTAAGTActgactaaattttaataaaagtgctgACTTCTTAgattttctctaaaattaaatatcaagaatatttttgaaaaaaattataaaatatatcaatCTTGATTAATATTCCATCCACCGACATGATTTATGGTATCGGCCGAATTAACATGTCAGGTTGTGTTTTTGTGTTTTGAGGagttgaaattaaagaaagggGTTTTATTAGAGATATTTAGAGGAttaatatgttttaattttgtggTAGTGATAGTTGTGAAGGGCGTCTCTGAGTACAGTACTCTATAAGCACGCATTTCATGAGGGGGGAGGTAAACTAAAATTCTCAACTAAAAAGATCTTGGTTTGAGTTTTTAGAAAGAGAGTGGAGTATCTCCTTTTTTTAATGGTTTTTGAGAATTTTTAAACTGACTTGCAAAAATTAAGAAGATTGATCACTTTTTATGTATTTACCTGTTATATAGGATTGAAAAGGTCAGGGTATAGAGCCAATGTTAAACCTTGTTGAATTTTGTGTAAGATGGCTGCTTGGAATTCCTTCATTTAGGCCTTGGATTAATGAgttaataaattgaaattatgctattatttggattttttttagaataagaaaataaatatttaattaggattaaatttaacaaaaatattatcaatacacaaaaaatcagttattaaattaatcatattatatttgtatatgAATATAAGGacaatttacatatttaaataaaactagAGAAATCTTTATccaaatacacaaattaaaaagtTGTTACGTGTTTGTGCAAAATACATTATTATGTAAACCGTGGGAACCAACCACGATTTTTGATTTGTACATAAACCGTAACTGGTAGGGACGGATTACATGTTGAAACAAAATGACCATAAACCGTGGTAGgctaccacggtttatgaatgcaagaaaatcttcataaaaccTTGATGCCAGCAGCAGTTTATGAAGAAATGGTAATTGGCATAAACCCTTGTAGCCTCTAACGGTTTATGAGGAGGgaatatctatatatatgtggGTGAGATTCAACCTGCATGAGAGATACatttttacatatatttttaagatataatatagatacatttttaattatattaatatagatACATTTTTTTTGAACGCCAACTTGATTCTGCATCCCAAAAGTTCGTTCATTATAAGCATAAAATTATAGTTTCTGCATTTACTCAACCTACGTTTAGGTTGTTGCTTGTAATTATTGgtttttccataattttttctaaataaatgctaaaaatattaaattatataatatttttaatttaataaataaatattactttttactataaaaaaatacttaaaaagttgtccatttttatatgttatttttaattttatcagtaaatattaatttttattataataataaaaaattataatatattaaaatagagtactataaaaaaaatattatataaaagatactaaaaatataaaaaaattaaatatatttaaaaaaataatattataatttaatattatattttttagtaattaattaattatttatctaggagtgattttaactaatattatccaaacaatatttattttatcaaaatcaattttagtaaaatttgccaaacataaatcatgttGGCACAAACTCACTTCTACCCAAAATCAATTCTACAAAATCACTTCCATCCAAACTCCAGTTTTCCCAATGtgaatccaaacacacacttaaAAATTACTGTtgatcaaaaaatatttttgatgaaAGTAAATTGATTCGAGTAAGTCAGAAACAAATTTTAATGCATTTTGGaaatatttttaatgcaatttttaatgtattaaaaattGTTTCTGACTTACTCCGAATCAATTTACTttcatcaaaaatatttttcgatcAACAGTAACTTttaagtgtgtgtttggattcaCGTTGGGAAAACTGGAATTTGAATGGAAGTGATTTTGTAGAATTGATTTTGGGTAGAAGTGAGTTTGTGCCaacatgatttatgtttgacaaattttactaaaattgattttacGAAAAAATTTctcataaaccgtggtagcCACCCACGGTTTATGCCTAACACTTTTCCTTCATAATCTGTGGTTGGTGGCCACGGTTTACAGCCAAACTTTTCCTTTCATAAAACCTTCCTGCCAGCCATGGTTTATGTACAAATCAAAAACCGTGGTTGGCTATCACGATTTACATAATAATGCATTTTGAACAAGATCGTAACAACTTTTTGATTTGTGTATTTGGGTAAAGATTTCtctgattttatttaaatatgtaaattgtcctgaatataatatatatgggTTATTTAACTTATCTtcgatatatattttataatttaaattttatacaaattttatacaaataattgatttagtattcaatttatatatatatatatataaattaaaatattaaaatttatgtatattaaattataaattcaataataattgaaattagatttttttaatttattgattttttttattataaattagatttttttatttattgatttttatcttatttttatcttttataaattaatgttttatatatatttaattttatatttataatttacaattttaatataacaacaatcaataaaattttattttattttattttaattttttacaattttattatttttgcataCTTTTTAACGTGCTATCTCCGGTTTATTAAAAGTTGTGGCCAAATACCTAATCATTTTGAGTTCAGACAGTTCCAAGAGAGCCTAACTGAATCCAAACGAATTTCCCTCTGCATTTTGCATGATTTCTCTTCCTACTACGAAGCTGAAATTCAAACCCCTTACGGCTTTCGCACTCACTTTCGCTAGGGTTTATCGCATGGCCGCTGCACCTCCATCCTCCCCTCCGTCAAATGCCGCCGCCACTATTCCTCCTCTACCTCCTTCTTCGGCGGTTCGCGACGGACCTCCTTCCGCTTCTTCTGCAATCGATTTCCTCTCCATATGTCACCGCCTCAAGGTACTTATTTCCGCTGCCCTAGTTTGTAAGATGTGGTTCCCAGTTTATTTGAAACGAGGCATGATTTATTCGGAATTCGGGCAAAAGCTGAATCTTAAGACCagattatcttaattttatttaagcTAACTAGAGATACTATGTATGTACAGGAGGACAGGAGTACATCAATCTAACGAACTAATATCTCTAATTAGCTTAAATAAATCACATTAGGTGTAATAGATTATGCTGTTCCATTGTGTTTGTATATCTGGAAGATAGCCTTAGGTTCAAATTCCGAATGTCATATAATATGCGAGTCAAATGGAGATTTCAATTACAGTTGTGATATTTTGCTCAATTGCTTTTGATTTGGAGTTCATTCATTTGTTTGTATTCTGTGTCTGATCTGAAATAGACAACAAAAAGGACGGGATGGGTTCGAAGAAATGTTGAGAATCCAGAATCTATTGCTGATCATATGCATCGAATGGGTTTGATGGCTCTCATTGCATCAGATGCCCCCGGTGTAGACAGAAACAAGTTAATACACCTTTCATTCCCTTGGttacatattatatatgtttCTGGCTTTATGGTCGTTATTGTGCAGCTGATGATTTAATTACATAACAAGAGGGTAGGTTTTCAGCAACTTGTTTTTCTGTTAATTTTCAGGTGCGTGAAAATGGCCATTGTTCATGACATTGCAGAAGGTATGCTGATTTGCAGTTTGCCTTGTGCTGGTTGTTTTTGTCTAAAAATAATAAGGAATCTTTTTGGCTTTCACATGCTTCATCTTGTGGCTAAGAAATGCCGAGTTTAGCTGAAAAGTAATATATTTAAGGTAAAATCAATTGAAACATTGCTGAGAACAGGGGTCAACAAGGGCAAGTTAAAGATGAAAATAAGTATATAACTATCTAAGTGGTTCTTCTTCTTATGCTTTATTCTGAGACCTTTAGTAAGTTCTTTTTAGTAAGAATTTCTTACTTTGGTACTTTGTTTAATAGCTATTGTTGGGGATATATGCCCTGAGGATGGAATttcaaaggaagaaaagagtCGGCGGGAACAAGATGCACTGGACTGTATGTGTAATGTTCTTGGAGGAGGATCTAGAGGTACACATTTTCATTCTGTTATTGAGCTTGATAATGAGCAGTTAAAGAAAACTTACATCCcttgatttttaattcaattgtCACACTGAAGCAAAGGAAGTAGCTGATTTGTGGATGGAGTATGAAGCAAATTCTTCTCCAGAAGCAAAATTTGTTAAGGACCTTGACAAGGTTTGTGGCTCTT is part of the Arachis duranensis cultivar V14167 chromosome 1, aradu.V14167.gnm2.J7QH, whole genome shotgun sequence genome and encodes:
- the LOC107459558 gene encoding UDP-glucuronate 4-epimerase 1 — protein: MPSLEEELFPSTPGKFKGDRAHNMNRQVYRCFASTSTMFLWALFLIALTASYLSFQGFVDSGSRYLSASWGGINWEKQLRSSAQIQRHGGFSVLVTGAAGFVGSHVSIALKRRGDGVVGLDNFNDYYDPSLKRARKSLLETHGVFIVEGDVNDAKLLAKLFDVVAFSHVMHLAAQAGVRYAMVNPHSYVHSNIAGLVTLLEACKNADPQPAIVWASSSSVYGLNDKVPFSEADRTDQPASLYAATKKAGEEITHSYNHIYGLSITGLRFFTVYGPWGRPDMAYFSFTRNILQGKSITVYRGKNRVDLARDFTYIDDIVKGCLGSLDTAGKSTGSGGKKRGPAPYRIFNLGNTSPVTVPTLVSILERHLKVKAKRNIVDMPGNGDVPFTHANISSARREFGYKPTTDLQTGLKKFVKWYLSYYGYNHGKPVNY
- the LOC107459595 gene encoding uncharacterized protein LOC107459595 isoform X1, yielding MISLPTTKLKFKPLTAFALTFARVYRMAAAPPSSPPSNAAATIPPLPPSSAVRDGPPSASSAIDFLSICHRLKTTKRTGWVRRNVENPESIADHMHRMGLMALIASDAPGVDRNKCVKMAIVHDIAEAIVGDICPEDGISKEEKSRREQDALDCMCNVLGGGSRAKEVADLWMEYEANSSPEAKFVKDLDKVEMILQALEYENEQGKDLDEFFQSTAGKFQTETGKAWASEIVSRRRKNN
- the LOC107459595 gene encoding uncharacterized protein LOC107459595 isoform X2, translating into MISLPTTKLKFKPLTAFALTFARVYRMAAAPPSSPPSNAAATIPPLPPSSAVRDGPPSASSAIDFLSICHRLKTTKRTGWVRRNVENPESIADHMHRMGLMALIASDAPGVDRNKCVKMAIVHDIAEAIVGDICPEDGISKEEKSRREQDALDCMCNVLGGGSRGSHTHLLGQCLLVVVIMVFDSLQSVPVG